A portion of the Flavobacterium magnum genome contains these proteins:
- a CDS encoding YkgJ family cysteine cluster protein, with product MKLSELKLLAKDKHIENKKYFDKLKKKPPKNLDYMMQELHDNEFKRTDCLQCANCCKTTGPLFTTADVERIAKHLRQKPQQFIEKYLRIDEDNDYVLQQLPCTFLDAENYCMIYQVRPKACREFPHTDRKKFQQITDITLRNIPICPAAYRIVEEMKKRMPL from the coding sequence TTGAAACTATCAGAACTGAAATTACTGGCCAAAGATAAGCATATCGAAAACAAAAAGTATTTCGACAAGCTCAAAAAGAAGCCGCCGAAGAATCTCGATTACATGATGCAGGAGTTGCATGACAACGAGTTTAAACGTACCGATTGCCTGCAGTGCGCCAACTGCTGTAAAACGACCGGGCCGCTTTTTACCACCGCGGACGTTGAACGGATCGCAAAACACCTCAGGCAGAAACCGCAGCAATTTATTGAAAAATACCTGCGCATCGACGAAGACAATGACTACGTGCTGCAGCAGCTGCCGTGTACTTTTTTAGATGCAGAAAATTATTGTATGATTTATCAGGTGCGTCCGAAAGCGTGCCGCGAGTTCCCGCACACCGACCGCAAGAAGTTTCAGCAGATTACTGATATCACGCTCAGGAATATTCCCATTTGCCCTGCGGCATATCGTATTGTGGAGGAAATGAAAAAGCGGATGCCGCTATAA
- a CDS encoding membrane metalloprotease, translating into MKKVKLLSMFLLLLLWSCSNEDNNSEVENGTNPAPNLKSVGKSANDFLSDDKYQSLAVEVFYVGNLQPNAQTLQNLKSFMEARLHKPGGITIAVKQIASPAGTPYTINEVADIESDIRTNYNREDTLSLFILFLDGNFSSDTGTTLTLGAAYRNTSCVLFENSIQALSNSPTEPSRTDLETIVIEHELCHMLGLVDLGSPMQTNHLDSAHGKHCINPDCLMYYQTESNIQNMMNSGMPTLDANCLADLQANGGK; encoded by the coding sequence ATGAAAAAAGTAAAATTACTTTCCATGTTCTTACTGCTCCTGCTTTGGAGCTGCTCCAATGAAGACAACAACTCAGAAGTTGAAAACGGTACGAACCCGGCCCCAAACCTGAAATCGGTCGGCAAGAGTGCCAACGACTTCCTTTCGGATGACAAGTACCAGTCACTGGCCGTCGAGGTTTTCTACGTGGGAAACCTGCAACCCAACGCGCAGACGCTGCAAAATCTTAAGTCATTTATGGAAGCGCGCCTGCACAAGCCGGGCGGGATAACCATAGCCGTGAAGCAGATTGCGAGTCCTGCGGGCACACCGTACACCATCAACGAGGTTGCGGATATTGAAAGTGATATCCGTACAAACTATAACAGAGAGGATACTTTGTCGCTGTTCATCCTGTTTCTGGACGGGAACTTTTCCAGCGATACCGGTACCACGCTTACCCTGGGCGCAGCATACCGAAATACATCCTGTGTACTGTTTGAGAATTCGATCCAGGCACTCAGCAACTCACCGACGGAACCCAGCCGCACCGACCTCGAAACAATTGTCATCGAACATGAATTATGTCACATGCTGGGGCTGGTTGATTTGGGATCGCCAATGCAGACAAACCACCTCGACAGCGCCCATGGCAAACACTGCATCAATCCGGACTGCCTGATGTATTACCAGACCGAAAGCAACATCCAGAACATGATGAATTCCGGAATGCCCACACTTGATGCCAATTGCCTCGCTGACCTACAGGCGAACGGCGGAAAATAA
- a CDS encoding aminotransferase class V-fold PLP-dependent enzyme encodes MKELFLLDPEITYLNHGSFGACPKPIFEEYQHWQRELEKEPVQFITKKLPVLMRESRKALAAFVHCDPQDVYFLPNPTTAINTIMRSLNLNPGDEILASDNEYGAMDRTWDFFCKKSGARYIRQPISMPVVSKEQMIAEFWKGYNANTKVIFLNQLSSATALIFPVKEICDRARELGLVTIVDGAHVPGHIDLDISQLNPDFYTGTLHKWMLAPKGSSFLYVKKDFQDQIDPLVVSWGYQSDMPGESRFLDYHEFQGTRDMAAFLSTGAAIRFLSEHHWREKAAQSKRLILTHYKAFCHLLQTEPICPVTPEFLGQMCSIPIRTGQPTELKELLYNRYHIEIPVMKLNGNFYLRISLNAYNTEADLDKLAAALQEILSQTDLLQ; translated from the coding sequence CCTGCTCGACCCTGAAATCACTTACCTAAATCATGGTTCGTTTGGCGCCTGTCCCAAACCGATTTTTGAGGAATACCAACATTGGCAACGGGAACTCGAAAAAGAGCCGGTCCAGTTTATTACTAAAAAACTGCCGGTACTGATGCGCGAGTCCCGGAAAGCACTGGCAGCATTTGTCCATTGCGATCCGCAGGATGTTTATTTCCTTCCCAATCCCACCACCGCTATCAACACGATTATGCGTAGCCTAAACCTGAATCCCGGCGATGAAATCCTGGCATCGGACAATGAATATGGGGCGATGGACAGGACCTGGGATTTCTTTTGTAAAAAGTCAGGCGCCAGGTACATTCGCCAGCCTATTTCCATGCCCGTAGTGTCAAAAGAGCAAATGATTGCTGAATTCTGGAAGGGCTACAATGCAAACACCAAAGTCATTTTTTTGAACCAGTTGTCGAGCGCCACGGCTCTGATTTTTCCGGTCAAGGAAATTTGTGACAGGGCCAGGGAGCTTGGATTGGTTACCATTGTCGATGGTGCTCATGTGCCGGGTCACATCGACCTGGATATTTCGCAGCTGAATCCCGATTTTTATACCGGAACCCTTCACAAGTGGATGCTTGCTCCCAAAGGCTCCTCTTTTTTATATGTGAAAAAGGATTTCCAGGACCAGATCGATCCGTTGGTGGTGAGCTGGGGTTACCAAAGTGACATGCCCGGCGAAAGCCGCTTCTTAGATTACCACGAATTTCAGGGCACACGCGACATGGCGGCTTTTTTATCTACGGGTGCGGCAATCCGCTTTCTGTCTGAGCACCATTGGCGGGAGAAAGCAGCCCAAAGTAAGCGACTGATTTTGACGCATTACAAGGCGTTTTGCCATCTGCTCCAAACCGAGCCAATTTGCCCGGTAACGCCAGAGTTTCTGGGACAGATGTGCAGCATCCCGATCAGGACAGGCCAACCGACGGAACTCAAGGAATTACTTTACAACAGGTACCATATCGAAATTCCGGTAATGAAACTTAATGGAAATTTCTACCTGAGGATTTCCCTGAATGCATACAATACTGAGGCCGACCTGGATAAGTTGGCTGCTGCGCTTCAGGAAATTTTATCCCAAACCGATTTATTACAGTAG
- a CDS encoding ABC transporter permease: MNLEYFIARRLITADGRKSNISAPIIKIAIAAIAIGMVMMIVSVATGLGLQQKIREKVSAFNGHIIISNYDENTSDVSVKPISINQEFYPKFKNVSGIRHVQAVASKAGIIRTDTAYDFVILKGVGKDYDWSNLKEYLISGKLPDFSGALNNDILISEYLAKRLNLKTGDTFSTYFMKDGGNGLPNLRVFHISGVYNSGFQEFDSSYIIGDIRHIQRLNKWRPDEIGQFEVFLADFSQIETKGDEVYKQTPSTLNTKTIVQKYYYIFEWLKLFDFNIFVILMVMIVVSTINMVVALLVLILERTQMIGILKALGAANWSVRKIFLYNAFYLILRGLFWGNVIGIGMILVQQHFGIIELDPASYYVTQAPVYLNWDYIVLLNLGTILICLVVLLIPSYIITRISPVKAIRFD; the protein is encoded by the coding sequence TTGAACCTCGAATATTTCATCGCCCGAAGGCTGATTACTGCCGATGGCCGTAAAAGTAATATATCTGCACCAATTATAAAAATCGCCATCGCCGCTATCGCCATCGGGATGGTTATGATGATTGTTTCAGTGGCAACCGGTTTGGGACTGCAGCAAAAAATCCGGGAGAAAGTCTCAGCGTTCAACGGGCATATCATTATTTCAAATTATGATGAAAACACTTCCGATGTCAGTGTAAAGCCGATTTCGATTAATCAGGAATTCTATCCGAAATTTAAAAACGTCAGCGGCATCCGCCATGTCCAGGCCGTCGCTTCAAAAGCCGGCATCATCCGGACCGACACCGCGTACGACTTCGTGATCCTGAAAGGTGTGGGCAAGGATTATGACTGGAGCAATCTTAAAGAGTACCTCATTTCAGGCAAACTGCCTGATTTTTCCGGCGCCCTTAACAATGACATTCTTATCTCCGAATACCTTGCCAAACGCCTCAACCTGAAAACCGGCGACACATTCAGTACTTATTTCATGAAGGATGGCGGCAATGGCCTGCCCAACCTGCGTGTATTCCATATTTCCGGTGTGTACAATTCGGGCTTTCAGGAATTTGATTCCAGCTATATTATTGGTGACATACGCCATATTCAACGGCTCAACAAGTGGCGTCCCGACGAAATCGGTCAGTTTGAGGTCTTCCTGGCCGACTTTAGCCAGATTGAAACCAAGGGCGACGAGGTCTACAAGCAGACGCCTTCCACTTTGAATACCAAAACGATTGTGCAGAAATATTATTACATATTCGAATGGCTCAAGCTGTTCGATTTTAATATTTTCGTCATACTTATGGTAATGATTGTTGTGTCCACAATCAATATGGTTGTGGCGCTGCTGGTTCTCATCCTGGAGCGCACCCAGATGATCGGCATTTTGAAAGCCCTGGGCGCCGCCAATTGGTCTGTACGCAAAATCTTTTTGTACAATGCTTTTTACCTGATCCTTCGAGGCCTGTTCTGGGGCAATGTTATTGGTATCGGGATGATCCTCGTGCAGCAGCATTTTGGGATTATTGAACTCGACCCCGCCAGTTACTATGTTACGCAGGCGCCGGTCTACCTGAATTGGGATTACATTGTGCTGCTCAACCTGGGCACTATACTGATTTGTCTGGTAGTGCTTTTAATTCCGTCCTATATTATTACGAGGATTTCTCCGGTAAAAGCCATCCGTTTCGATTAA
- a CDS encoding T9SS type B sorting domain-containing protein, translating into MKFRILYIVFFMAMAGYAQLPAFTLQVEPVNMTCDNNGGVNLTPGNLTPLAILTYNIYLLPNENTPVATFNNNNYIGLGVGNYKVKAQQVLGTDVSPIIEIPFAISNVFEETVISVSQLPVGACDAFGTAEVTVSQGSGPFFYQAITNGVPSTPQTSNLLQLPAGEHNIRVIDVCGNGKVKTITIILTSNDLSIGSTVVPPIATSCTTMVINNEVTPSSGDIYYPVKATYTVYYPSGTQVVEQVFPTGAPDSLPLTLTVPVGNIPYTYDLVISDDCGHVFSSPGNEINPNPNVTINETPNECGEKYITVAVSNVMPPYTMNFDVFPTGFDAGALNPAYLSPLDGNTLSLTFGSDTNPVPFGNYHVTISDACGRTGEFGKEVKKDEYQAVANVVDATCNTPAKIELRIEPGRKIKTASVTVAPPDYVATHPLPFNVSPAVPQENTFVFNASPGHYEFSLVDVCDFPYTASADVNSFTGGDARLLVNPRPSCDAGGSLRVRSPNGGGLVTLTMISAPDAFGQAMPFDLTGFLSPTGVYFNPSIPAGEYDFVGVDACGATLTLANPVQVEGYDSGTDNFTVDPNCGTFSLSLHDNSNITGSYFLQKKNPTTGLYEHPVTGVVYPDLTVPTADNSIQLNNNTTMFDIDNTGTFRIAKVYQSFGANGSVVCFDYYPDFVFSGELEILESYSLDCEDGNGPGSVFIDVVGVPPYIYRIKEKNGQAFVLENGTDAIFQGLEPALYKFEVEDSCGRLETTTINVATLQPLVHATPPGTNGGPGELSYCSDTNETKHIFDLTAFNTEILGNQPADLYTITYHVSEADARSGDNRITTDPTQYENTSNPQTIWARVVQNNISLCYDYTSFRLVVGTQPILTILPDIYLCEGDEQRVFADDGYDAYEWSTGATTRYLDVDTPGTYTVTVKNVYGSSVCSATQNITVSNTESAHIDAIDIRDWTDEDNGFTMHVSGDGDYVYSIDGRNYQADPTFTGLEPGVYTVDVKDLHGCPGVRKDVLILNYPKFFTPNGDGHNDTWKIKNSVFEPGMKTYIFDRYGKLITGLEYDSPGWDGTYNGRPLPSTDYWFMVERLDGKVHRGHFSMKR; encoded by the coding sequence ATGAAATTCAGGATACTCTATATTGTCTTCTTCATGGCAATGGCAGGTTACGCACAATTGCCTGCGTTTACTTTGCAGGTTGAACCTGTCAACATGACCTGTGACAACAATGGCGGGGTAAACCTGACCCCGGGCAACCTCACTCCGCTGGCAATATTGACTTACAACATCTACCTGTTACCCAACGAGAACACGCCTGTCGCGACGTTCAACAACAACAATTATATTGGTCTGGGCGTCGGGAATTACAAAGTGAAGGCACAGCAGGTTTTAGGCACCGATGTGTCGCCCATAATTGAAATACCCTTTGCGATCAGCAATGTTTTTGAAGAAACCGTAATCAGTGTCAGTCAATTGCCTGTCGGGGCCTGTGATGCGTTTGGAACCGCAGAAGTTACCGTATCGCAGGGGTCAGGCCCTTTTTTTTACCAGGCCATCACCAATGGCGTACCAAGCACACCCCAAACCTCCAACCTGCTCCAACTGCCCGCAGGTGAGCATAACATACGCGTTATCGATGTATGCGGAAACGGCAAAGTAAAAACCATCACAATAATCTTAACGTCAAATGACCTGTCCATCGGCAGTACGGTGGTCCCTCCGATTGCCACATCCTGCACCACTATGGTGATCAATAACGAAGTGACGCCTTCTTCGGGCGACATTTACTATCCTGTGAAAGCGACGTACACCGTATACTACCCATCAGGGACGCAGGTGGTCGAACAAGTGTTTCCGACGGGAGCCCCGGATTCGCTGCCGTTGACGCTAACCGTGCCTGTGGGAAACATTCCCTATACCTATGATTTGGTAATTTCGGATGACTGCGGGCATGTATTTTCAAGTCCGGGCAATGAAATCAACCCAAACCCAAACGTTACCATCAATGAAACGCCAAATGAATGTGGTGAAAAATACATTACCGTGGCTGTTTCCAATGTGATGCCTCCTTACACCATGAATTTTGATGTCTTCCCCACCGGTTTTGATGCGGGGGCATTAAATCCTGCCTACCTCAGTCCTTTAGATGGCAATACACTGTCATTGACATTTGGCAGTGACACCAATCCAGTGCCTTTTGGAAATTACCATGTGACTATTTCAGACGCTTGTGGCAGGACGGGCGAGTTCGGCAAGGAAGTGAAGAAAGATGAATATCAGGCGGTGGCTAATGTTGTGGATGCAACCTGCAACACACCCGCGAAAATCGAACTGCGCATAGAGCCGGGACGAAAAATCAAGACAGCCTCAGTCACCGTCGCACCCCCTGACTATGTCGCGACGCATCCGCTGCCTTTTAACGTCTCGCCGGCGGTGCCTCAGGAAAACACATTTGTGTTTAACGCTTCACCCGGCCATTACGAATTTAGTCTGGTCGACGTATGTGACTTTCCATATACCGCTTCCGCAGATGTCAATTCGTTTACGGGAGGCGACGCCCGCCTGCTGGTCAACCCTCGCCCCAGCTGCGATGCCGGAGGATCATTGCGGGTACGCTCGCCAAACGGTGGGGGCTTAGTGACGTTGACCATGATTTCCGCCCCTGATGCATTTGGCCAGGCCATGCCGTTTGACCTCACGGGTTTCCTATCACCGACAGGAGTTTATTTCAACCCATCGATTCCCGCAGGGGAATACGATTTTGTAGGGGTGGATGCCTGCGGGGCTACCCTCACGCTGGCCAATCCGGTGCAGGTTGAAGGTTACGATTCCGGAACCGATAACTTTACCGTAGACCCAAATTGCGGCACATTCAGCCTCAGCCTTCACGACAATAGCAACATAACCGGCAGCTATTTTCTCCAGAAAAAGAATCCGACGACCGGACTGTACGAGCACCCTGTTACCGGCGTCGTTTATCCCGATTTGACGGTGCCAACCGCTGACAATTCGATTCAGCTGAACAATAATACCACCATGTTCGACATCGACAATACAGGGACTTTCCGTATTGCAAAAGTATATCAGTCTTTCGGTGCAAACGGCAGTGTCGTCTGCTTTGATTATTACCCCGATTTTGTGTTTTCCGGTGAACTCGAAATTTTGGAATCGTATTCGCTGGATTGTGAAGACGGCAACGGACCCGGAAGCGTATTCATCGATGTGGTTGGGGTGCCGCCATACATCTACAGGATAAAGGAAAAAAACGGGCAGGCGTTCGTTCTTGAGAATGGCACGGACGCCATTTTCCAGGGATTGGAGCCTGCATTGTATAAATTCGAAGTAGAAGATTCATGCGGGCGCCTTGAAACTACGACAATCAACGTTGCCACCCTGCAGCCGCTGGTTCACGCTACGCCCCCCGGAACCAATGGTGGACCCGGTGAGCTGTCATATTGTAGCGACACCAATGAGACCAAGCACATCTTTGACCTGACCGCGTTTAATACGGAAATCCTCGGGAACCAGCCCGCAGATTTGTACACGATTACCTACCACGTATCTGAAGCCGATGCGCGTAGCGGCGATAACCGCATTACTACTGATCCAACCCAGTATGAAAACACCTCAAATCCGCAGACGATCTGGGCTCGTGTAGTACAGAATAACATTTCGCTCTGCTATGACTACACCTCGTTCAGGCTGGTCGTGGGTACACAGCCCATCCTTACGATCCTCCCTGACATTTACCTTTGTGAAGGTGACGAACAACGGGTTTTCGCCGATGACGGTTACGACGCCTATGAATGGTCAACCGGCGCCACGACACGCTACCTCGACGTCGATACGCCAGGAACTTACACCGTAACCGTAAAGAACGTTTACGGCAGTTCGGTATGTTCAGCCACGCAGAACATTACGGTTTCCAATACCGAAAGTGCCCATATTGATGCTATCGACATCCGGGACTGGACCGATGAGGATAACGGCTTTACGATGCATGTGAGTGGTGACGGCGATTATGTGTACTCGATTGACGGGCGAAATTATCAGGCCGATCCCACGTTCACCGGACTTGAGCCCGGCGTTTACACGGTTGACGTGAAAGACCTTCACGGCTGTCCGGGTGTGCGCAAGGACGTGCTGATCCTGAATTACCCAAAATTCTTCACGCCAAATGGCGATGGCCATAATGATACCTGGAAGATTAAAAATTCCGTGTTTGAACCCGGAATGAAGACCTACATCTTTGACCGATACGGTAAACTCATCACCGGGTTGGAATATGACAGCCCCGGGTGGGATGGTACGTATAATGGCCGTCCGTTGCCGTCAACCGACTATTGGTTTATGGTGGAGCGGCTTGACGGTAAAGTCCATCGCGGGCATTTCTCTATGAAGCGTTAA
- a CDS encoding class I SAM-dependent methyltransferase, which translates to MKDLFGKAILDYQTGNDPQNLVTETTISEEDEMSVAYLFRSYRQMPEIEQRALQMANGKILDIGCGAGSHSLYLSQERNLDVHPVDISENAIKACLLRGLDNARAVDVMALDNEKYDTILLLMNGAGMCGRLKRIAAFLQKLKSLLLPGGQILLDSSDIIYMFDEDEDGGKWIPTGMEYYGEVVFSIRYKGEKERPFDWMYIDYNTLQNAAEANGLRCEMVMEGKHYDYLARLTIKD; encoded by the coding sequence ATGAAAGACCTTTTCGGAAAAGCCATCCTCGATTACCAAACCGGCAATGACCCGCAAAACCTGGTGACGGAAACTACGATTTCAGAAGAAGATGAAATGTCAGTCGCTTATCTTTTCCGCTCGTATCGCCAGATGCCGGAAATAGAGCAGCGTGCGCTGCAAATGGCCAACGGAAAAATCCTCGACATAGGCTGCGGAGCGGGCAGCCATAGTTTATACCTTAGCCAAGAGCGGAATTTGGACGTGCATCCGGTGGACATTTCGGAAAATGCCATCAAGGCCTGCCTGCTGCGCGGATTGGACAATGCGCGCGCCGTGGACGTGATGGCTTTGGACAATGAAAAATACGATACGATCCTACTGCTCATGAACGGCGCCGGAATGTGTGGCCGATTGAAACGGATCGCGGCCTTTCTCCAGAAACTGAAATCACTGCTACTTCCAGGGGGGCAGATTCTGCTTGACAGTTCGGACATTATTTACATGTTTGACGAAGACGAGGATGGAGGCAAATGGATCCCGACGGGGATGGAATATTATGGCGAAGTGGTTTTCAGCATCAGATATAAAGGCGAAAAAGAACGTCCGTTCGACTGGATGTACATCGATTACAACACGTTACAAAATGCCGCCGAAGCCAATGGCCTGCGCTGCGAGATGGTCATGGAAGGCAAGCACTATGACTACCTGGCCCGGCTGACTATAAAAGATTAG
- a CDS encoding glycosyltransferase: MDTMPKKLLIIGLVWPESNSSAAGSRMMQLVRLFLDHGMQIVFGSAAQQGEFSDWLELPGLTTRQLQLNDSSFDDFVTAYNPDMVLFDRFVSEEQFGWRVAAQCPDALRVLDTEDLHCLRLARQHAVKQQRMFTEDDLFSDTAKREISAILRCDLSLIISEYEMKILTEVFKIDPALLFYLPFLQDLRKGDLFKTWPAYEQRSGFMFIGNFYHEPNKDAVRYLKEQVWPQIRVKMPEAVISIYGAYVPAMIQQMHQPDSGFLIMGRVASAEAAIKSAKVMLAPLRFGAGLKGKLLEAMLYGTPTVTTSVGAEGMQHECLWNGLVADDNPEQIANAAVQLYNDTLLWTAAQSQGAFILAAKFDRALYESRFINHISLVISGIKKHRRNNFIGSVLSYNAFLATKYLSRWIEEKNKSNYQ, translated from the coding sequence ATGGATACAATGCCGAAAAAATTGCTCATCATCGGTCTGGTATGGCCTGAATCCAATTCGTCTGCAGCCGGAAGCCGAATGATGCAACTGGTTCGGCTGTTCCTGGACCATGGCATGCAAATCGTTTTTGGAAGTGCGGCTCAGCAGGGTGAATTTTCCGATTGGCTCGAACTGCCCGGCCTGACTACGCGCCAGTTGCAGCTCAACGACAGTAGTTTTGATGACTTCGTCACCGCATATAACCCGGATATGGTTTTGTTCGACCGATTCGTGAGCGAAGAGCAATTCGGCTGGCGTGTCGCAGCGCAGTGTCCGGATGCCTTACGCGTGTTAGATACCGAAGATTTGCATTGCCTTCGGCTGGCAAGGCAGCATGCCGTAAAACAGCAACGCATGTTCACCGAAGACGATTTGTTTTCGGACACGGCAAAAAGGGAAATCTCTGCAATTTTGCGTTGTGATTTGTCGCTGATCATTTCGGAATATGAAATGAAAATCTTAACGGAGGTTTTCAAAATTGATCCCGCACTGTTGTTTTATCTGCCTTTCCTGCAGGATCTGCGAAAGGGCGATCTATTTAAAACGTGGCCTGCCTATGAGCAGCGATCGGGATTTATGTTTATAGGGAATTTTTACCATGAGCCGAACAAAGATGCAGTCAGGTATCTCAAAGAACAGGTTTGGCCACAAATTAGGGTAAAAATGCCGGAAGCTGTTATATCGATATATGGTGCATACGTGCCTGCAATGATACAACAGATGCACCAGCCTGACTCGGGATTTCTTATCATGGGTCGGGTCGCCTCGGCAGAAGCAGCAATAAAGTCGGCGAAGGTAATGCTGGCCCCACTGCGTTTCGGCGCAGGATTGAAAGGGAAGTTGCTTGAGGCGATGCTTTATGGTACGCCGACGGTAACAACAAGCGTCGGAGCTGAAGGAATGCAGCATGAATGCCTGTGGAATGGCCTGGTTGCGGATGACAATCCCGAACAAATCGCCAATGCCGCCGTACAGCTTTACAACGATACCCTGCTATGGACCGCAGCACAAAGTCAGGGAGCGTTCATCCTGGCAGCAAAGTTTGATAGGGCACTGTATGAAAGTCGCTTTATAAATCATATATCGCTTGTAATCAGCGGTATAAAAAAGCATCGGCGCAATAATTTTATCGGATCGGTGTTATCATATAACGCCTTTTTGGCCACTAAATACCTGTCACGCTGGATTGAGGAAAAGAATAAAAGCAATTATCAATAA
- a CDS encoding exo-beta-N-acetylmuramidase NamZ family protein: MEGKKAAAGKSTVIMTPNATSFSTGSGLFGSYAPLITNKRVGIVTNQSGLLGDSSHVVDFLLSEKMDVVKIFAPEHGFRGTADAGETIIDGKDITTGLPIVSIYGDNKKPTPAQLEGVDVMLFDLQDVGARFFTYISTLHYVMEACAENNIQVVVLDRPNPNGGIVDGPVLEPEFSSFVGMHPIPVLHGMTIGEYAQMINGEGWLKNGIQCDIKIIACSMYTRDMPYSISVKPSPNLPNDMAINLYASLCFFEGTNVSVGRGTDKQFQIFGSPYLPNVDFCFVPQPNVGAKDPLYNGRPCFGEDLSGIPKIERLELKWLIKAYNETQDKTKFFNSYFTKLAGTKKLREQIESGMTAAEIRASWETGLIEFREMRRKYLIYPE, from the coding sequence ATGGAAGGAAAAAAAGCTGCTGCCGGCAAATCGACTGTGATCATGACGCCGAACGCGACATCTTTTTCGACCGGTTCGGGCCTGTTCGGCAGCTATGCGCCTTTGATTACCAATAAACGCGTCGGCATAGTCACCAATCAGAGCGGATTGCTGGGTGACAGTAGCCACGTGGTGGATTTCCTGCTTTCGGAAAAAATGGATGTGGTGAAAATCTTCGCGCCCGAACATGGCTTCCGTGGCACAGCTGATGCAGGCGAAACCATAATTGACGGAAAGGACATCACGACCGGACTGCCCATTGTATCCATCTATGGCGACAACAAAAAACCAACTCCGGCGCAGCTCGAGGGTGTCGACGTCATGCTTTTTGATTTACAGGACGTCGGTGCACGATTTTTTACCTATATCTCCACACTGCATTACGTGATGGAGGCCTGTGCAGAGAACAACATCCAGGTAGTCGTTCTTGACCGCCCGAACCCAAATGGCGGCATCGTCGACGGTCCGGTCCTGGAACCGGAATTTTCCAGTTTTGTCGGAATGCACCCGATTCCGGTCCTGCACGGCATGACCATCGGCGAATACGCGCAGATGATTAATGGTGAAGGATGGCTTAAAAACGGCATACAATGCGACATAAAAATTATTGCGTGCTCAATGTATACGCGCGATATGCCGTACAGTATATCCGTAAAGCCATCACCGAACCTGCCCAACGACATGGCCATTAACCTCTACGCAAGCCTTTGCTTTTTTGAAGGCACAAACGTCAGCGTGGGCCGGGGTACCGATAAACAATTCCAGATATTTGGCTCGCCTTACCTGCCGAATGTTGATTTCTGTTTTGTGCCGCAACCGAATGTCGGCGCCAAAGATCCTTTGTATAACGGCCGCCCTTGCTTTGGTGAAGACCTTTCCGGCATTCCTAAAATCGAACGCCTCGAACTCAAATGGCTGATTAAGGCTTACAATGAAACCCAGGACAAGACGAAGTTCTTCAACTCTTATTTCACGAAACTGGCGGGTACGAAAAAACTGCGCGAACAGATTGAATCCGGAATGACTGCGGCGGAAATCCGTGCAAGCTGGGAAACCGGCCTGATTGAGTTCCGCGAGATGCGCCGGAAATATCTCATTTATCCCGAATAA